GCCGTTCTGAGGGGGCTGGGCATAGAGAAGATAGTCGTCGTTGACTCATTCCAGGCGAGGAAGAACATCGGCAAGTTCAGAGAGGCTTTGAAGTACGACGGCCTTTCCGTGATAATATCCCGCGGGGAGTGCGCCCTCTACCACTTCCGCGAATACCGCCGTGCCGGGGGGAAGATAGTCCCCTACTTTGTGGACAAGAACGCCTGTGAGAGGGCCTACAACTGCATCCGCGACTTCGGCTGTCCGGCGATAGTCATAGACGAGACCGATAAGAAGGCCAAGATACTTCCGGAGGTCTGCATCGGCTGCGGCGTCTGCGCCCAGCTCTGTCCACACAACGCGATACACTCGACGGCAGTCCTCTACGGCGGCGAGGATAAGCCGTACGTGACGGTTGAAGACTACCGCGAGCTGGAAAAGCTCATCGGGAGGGGAAGGGAATGAACGTGATTTACTGCGGCGTCGGCGGTCAGGGAATAGTGCTGATGTCCAACATAGTGGGGGAGGCCTGTGCGCGGAAGGGAATCCACGTCGTCAGCGGCGAGCTCCACGGGCTCTCCCAGAGGAGCGGTTCGGTGATAGTCCACCAGCGCATAGGTGAGGGCATATCACCCCTCATACCCTACGGCGAAGCGGACGTTATCCTGGCGCTTGAGCCGATGGAGGCGCTTAGGTACATCTACTTCCTCAAACCCGGAGGAACGGTCATAACGAACACGCGCCTCATCCACCATCCATACGAGACGGAGGGCTTTGTGAAGGGCAGGACTGACAAGTACGTCACCTACGACGAGATAGTCGGCAGGATAAAGGAATCTGGAGCAAAGCTCTACGAAATAGACGCCCTCAAACTCGCAGAGGAGGCTGGAACGACCTTGGCGCAGAACGTTGTCCTCGTCGGCGCTCTGAGTGCCCTTCCGGAGTTCCCGATAGACAGGGAAACCATGCTTGAAGCTGTTAAGGCCAGCGTGCCGGAGAAAGCCCTTGAGGAGAACATCAAGGCCTTTGAGCTGGGCTACGAGGCAATGAAAGCACTTCTCTGACCCCCTCTTTTCTTTTGACGGCCCATCGGAACCTTTATTTTCTCCGAAGCCTAACCCTCATCATGATGAGGCACCTCAAGTACTCAGGAATAGCCGGCGCTGTGGTGTATTGGCTCTTCGTGGCTTGGAGCATAAGCAGAAATCCATGGTTTTCCT
This portion of the Thermococcus sp. genome encodes:
- a CDS encoding 4Fe-4S binding protein, producing the protein AVLRGLGIEKIVVVDSFQARKNIGKFREALKYDGLSVIISRGECALYHFREYRRAGGKIVPYFVDKNACERAYNCIRDFGCPAIVIDETDKKAKILPEVCIGCGVCAQLCPHNAIHSTAVLYGGEDKPYVTVEDYRELEKLIGRGRE
- the iorB gene encoding indolepyruvate ferredoxin oxidoreductase subunit beta, whose product is MNVIYCGVGGQGIVLMSNIVGEACARKGIHVVSGELHGLSQRSGSVIVHQRIGEGISPLIPYGEADVILALEPMEALRYIYFLKPGGTVITNTRLIHHPYETEGFVKGRTDKYVTYDEIVGRIKESGAKLYEIDALKLAEEAGTTLAQNVVLVGALSALPEFPIDRETMLEAVKASVPEKALEENIKAFELGYEAMKALL